The following coding sequences lie in one uncultured Cohaesibacter sp. genomic window:
- a CDS encoding HlyD family efflux transporter periplasmic adaptor subunit has protein sequence MAKKKSRSTFTILAALLTVGALAYAFWPRPTMVDIGAVTRGSMMVTIDEEGKTRVRDAYVVSTPVAGRLMRVEAKPGDAVIKNETVVAQMRPTNPSALDIRTREQARAAVTAAEAALRVARADLNKAIGDLDYAKSEWDRNQALSEKGTVSQATLELKRNNVRSASAVKDNAEAAIAVREAELANARARLISFDGPELASAKFEETEIPLLAPTTGRILRVIQQSETTLDAGSKIMEIGNIDNDLEIEVDLLSSDAVQVSPGDRVLIEDWGGNDELEGTVERVDPWGYEKYSSLGVEEQRVNAIIRFTGPEETRKRLGHGYRVEVKIVIWEEENILLVPSNALFRDGETWAVFKVSDGLAQKVSVSVGKDNGLTAQILDGLAEGDQIILYPSSGITSGSRVKQRVVE, from the coding sequence ATGGCCAAGAAGAAATCCCGCTCCACATTCACCATTCTCGCCGCTCTTCTGACGGTGGGCGCGCTCGCCTATGCCTTCTGGCCTCGACCCACTATGGTCGATATCGGCGCGGTTACCCGCGGCTCGATGATGGTGACCATCGACGAGGAAGGCAAAACCCGCGTGCGCGATGCCTATGTGGTTTCCACCCCTGTGGCAGGGCGCCTCATGCGCGTTGAGGCCAAGCCCGGCGATGCGGTGATCAAGAACGAGACAGTCGTCGCCCAGATGCGCCCGACCAACCCCTCCGCCCTCGACATCCGCACGCGGGAACAGGCCCGCGCTGCCGTGACCGCAGCCGAAGCGGCGCTGAGGGTCGCCCGTGCCGACCTCAACAAGGCCATCGGTGATCTCGACTATGCCAAAAGCGAGTGGGATCGCAATCAGGCTCTGTCCGAGAAGGGCACCGTCAGTCAGGCAACCCTTGAGCTCAAGCGCAACAATGTCCGTAGCGCCAGCGCCGTCAAGGACAATGCAGAGGCAGCCATTGCCGTGCGCGAGGCCGAACTCGCCAACGCCCGTGCCCGCCTGATCAGCTTTGATGGACCGGAACTGGCCTCCGCCAAGTTCGAGGAAACCGAAATCCCGCTTCTCGCCCCAACCACGGGCCGCATTTTGAGGGTCATCCAGCAAAGCGAGACCACCCTTGACGCGGGCAGCAAGATCATGGAGATCGGCAACATCGACAATGACCTCGAAATCGAGGTCGATCTCCTGTCAAGCGACGCCGTTCAGGTCTCCCCCGGTGACCGCGTCCTCATCGAGGATTGGGGTGGCAACGACGAGCTTGAAGGCACGGTCGAACGCGTCGACCCATGGGGCTATGAGAAATATTCCTCGCTCGGGGTTGAGGAACAGCGCGTCAACGCCATCATTCGCTTCACCGGCCCGGAAGAGACCCGCAAGCGCCTCGGGCACGGCTATCGCGTTGAGGTGAAAATCGTCATCTGGGAAGAAGAGAATATCCTGCTCGTTCCCTCGAACGCCTTGTTCCGGGACGGCGAGACATGGGCCGTTTTCAAGGTCAGTGATGGCCTTGCTCAAAAGGTCTCCGTATCCGTGGGCAAGGACAACGGCCTCACTGCCCAGATCCTCGATGGTCTCGCTGAGGGCGATCAAATCATCCTCTACCCTTCCTCGGGCATCACCAGCGGTTCACGTGTCAAGCAACGGGTTGTTGAATAA
- a CDS encoding glutathione S-transferase family protein, whose product MLKLYHGITSVCSIKVRIGLAEIGLDYEDAVVDLQKGEQHDPDYVRLNPDHVVPTLVDGNRVLVESSLILEYLDKQYNASALMPSEPADEMRARHWLLRCLAVHAAINSLTFSTAQRGAILGAKTPEEIDGMLAAIPDPVARRKRADLLKNGLQSDHVQQALMHLKRTFVDMDRALASGSWIGGAAFGISDIALVPYVDRLERLGFEGLWQDRLPSIGVWLGAMQERASYKTEVVDRIPEALALKQRTSGERYWPELEQYWLDILD is encoded by the coding sequence ATGTTGAAGCTTTATCACGGGATAACGAGCGTCTGTTCGATCAAGGTGCGGATCGGTCTGGCCGAGATCGGCCTTGATTATGAGGATGCTGTGGTCGATCTGCAGAAGGGCGAGCAGCATGATCCGGATTATGTGCGCCTCAACCCCGATCATGTGGTCCCGACGCTGGTTGACGGCAATCGGGTGCTGGTGGAATCGAGCCTCATTCTCGAATATCTCGACAAGCAATATAACGCCTCCGCGTTGATGCCCTCGGAACCCGCCGATGAAATGCGGGCTCGGCACTGGCTGCTTCGCTGCCTTGCCGTCCATGCGGCGATCAACAGCCTGACCTTTTCGACCGCCCAGCGGGGGGCGATTCTGGGGGCGAAAACGCCAGAGGAAATCGACGGGATGCTCGCTGCCATTCCCGATCCGGTCGCCCGCAGGAAGCGGGCTGATCTGCTCAAGAATGGCTTGCAATCCGACCATGTCCAGCAAGCCCTGATGCATTTGAAGCGCACGTTCGTTGATATGGACAGGGCGCTGGCGTCCGGGTCCTGGATCGGCGGGGCTGCCTTTGGAATTTCCGACATTGCGCTGGTTCCCTATGTGGACCGGCTAGAAAGGCTCGGCTTTGAGGGCCTGTGGCAAGATCGCTTGCCGTCTATCGGTGTGTGGCTTGGTGCCATGCAGGAGAGAGCAAGCTACAAGACAGAGGTCGTTGACCGCATCCCTGAAGCCTTGGCGCTCAAGCAACGCACATCGGGCGAGCGATACTGGCCCGAGCTGGAGCAATATTGGCTCGATATCCTCGATTGA
- a CDS encoding LysR family transcriptional regulator, giving the protein MRLSPKRILDFLAIVRHGSFSAAAEATRISQPGLSQSIAQLEHALGARILERDRMGARPTALGSALQYHAESLEALLERTSEDMDLRIKGLEGHLAIGITPIASTSIVPEALSALLDETPDVTVSVTDGLDDVILDMLRSLRLDIVVCRLNSQNWGEDLAAEPLFNADWAVIVRPGHPLAEEKELSLKDLYDEHWVLPAEGSAFRLQMELAFRNANLAWPQTSISTNSILAIKYFIMNTSYVTVMSPQLVAVECAAGRLKAIPLSDIDPLGPVGMIWRRDQDLSPIAARFARTLRFTAAGYSQL; this is encoded by the coding sequence ATGAGACTGAGCCCGAAACGGATCCTCGATTTTCTCGCCATCGTGCGCCATGGTTCCTTCAGTGCGGCTGCCGAAGCGACCCGGATTTCACAGCCTGGCCTGTCCCAGAGCATTGCCCAACTTGAGCACGCGCTCGGCGCCCGCATCCTCGAACGAGATCGCATGGGCGCCCGCCCAACCGCACTGGGATCGGCCTTGCAATACCACGCAGAATCCCTCGAAGCCCTCCTCGAGCGCACATCCGAAGACATGGATCTGCGCATCAAAGGCCTCGAAGGTCACCTCGCCATCGGTATCACACCCATCGCCTCCACCAGCATCGTGCCCGAAGCCCTCTCAGCCCTGCTCGATGAAACGCCCGACGTCACCGTCTCGGTCACGGACGGGCTGGATGATGTCATCCTCGACATGCTGCGATCCCTGCGCCTCGATATCGTCGTTTGCCGCCTGAACTCGCAAAATTGGGGCGAAGATCTCGCCGCAGAGCCCCTGTTCAATGCAGACTGGGCGGTGATCGTGCGCCCCGGCCATCCTCTGGCCGAAGAAAAGGAACTCTCGCTCAAGGACCTCTACGACGAACACTGGGTTCTTCCTGCCGAGGGCAGCGCCTTCCGCCTTCAGATGGAACTCGCCTTCCGCAACGCCAATCTCGCATGGCCACAGACGAGCATCAGCACCAACTCCATTCTCGCGATCAAATATTTCATCATGAACACCAGTTATGTGACCGTGATGTCACCCCAGCTGGTCGCAGTGGAATGCGCGGCGGGACGCCTCAAGGCAATTCCCTTGTCAGATATCGATCCGCTTGGTCCGGTGGGAATGATCTGGCGCCGCGATCAGGACCTTTCGCCCATCGCGGCGCGCTTTGCTCGTACCTTGCGCTTCACGGCAGCCGGCTATTCCCAGCTCTAA